The region aaaaacaaaaatccacatGCATATAGGTTAAAACAGAACTGCACACTGGGCAATTTTTGTGAGAAGGAAATGTTTACAAATGAGACATCATAACCAAGTTCACGTATGCTTTAACAAAGCTGAGACACATCCTCACCAGTCTACGTTCAGTAATATAGGATATGAGCCCATGAATCTGATTTTCAATCTTTactaaaaacaagcaagcaaaaactCTAAgattaacaacaaacaaaacccaacttcCTATGAGATACCACTCAGCGATGTGAAAGGAAGACATCCTcctgtttgcaacaacatggacgcACCTTGAaagcattaagctaagtgaaataagccagacacagaaaaacaaatacttcatggtatcacttatttggaatctaaaaaaaaaaaaaaaaaatcaaactcaaagaaacagagagtagaaagtggttgccaagggctgaggGGTGGTGAGAAAAATAAGGAGAGATTGCGGAAAGGGTACACTTTCAGCTATTAGATGAATAAGATttgatctaatgtataacatggtgactatagttgataacactatattatgtaattgaaatttgctaagacagtagaacttaagtgttctctcacacacacacaaacataaataGGTGAGAGgcgatggatgtgttaattaacttaatGGAAAGATTCCTTCACAAcgtatacatatattaaataatcatgatgtaaatattaaatatcttacaattttgtcaattatacatTGTAGGGGCCAAGGGGCAAAGTGTCCTGCTCCAAGTTTGCCCCAAAATGTGTCATGTTGGCAtattggttattttaaataaaagttacttaagggACAGCCTGCACAAGATGGACATTCAGAATGCCCTCAATCCcctaaaagcaggaaataatctcCATTTATGAAAGGTACTTTCCCTGGACAATGAGGTAAAGAAACATCTttatcaccagagatgggaaACTCAGGGCCTAGAAGGCCATATAAACAACCCTTctactttttactaatttaccaCCCCAGCcgaaattctgtttagaattccttaccaACTGAAGCTCACATAGTTGAGTTTTCTTTGCCCTGTCAATTCTTTACAGATATATTGTCTCTTtatctaaaaagtataaaaacaatcTGCCTTGGCAATTGCTTTAgttctcaatttcattattgggtcCCTGTGCTCATGTAATGAAATTTTGGGAGTTTTTTCCTCATGTTATTCTGCCTCATATACATTTAATTAATAGTCCAGCTAGAAGAACTTGAAGGGTCATAGAAgaattttttccttcactttaacctcaataaagctgcattaaaaaaaaaagttgaaagagaactgaaaacaatcTACATTTTGTAAGTGGAGAGCAGTCAGGATTATACAAAGAATCAATGGACTAACTATAATAGACTTGAGTTAGGTATACTAGGTATAGAATCTGGAGAATCAGATAAATAGGATGCAAGGTTGTTGAGCATTTCTGTGTTATTCACCACCGTATTTCTAGCCCTTAAAATGGTTTCATCCTATAGtaggagttcaataaatatttgttgactcaataaataaatggaatatggATTCGTAACTTGAAGTGGTAAGCAGTATGGATCAATTGTAGGTCCTCAAACAGCAGAGTGGCAGGATGAAATGTGTTTGGAAAGCTTATTTTGGCGGTGGTTATGTGAGGTGACACTAGAGGAATAATCACATGGCAACGTTGATGGAACCATTTCTATGGGAGATTGCTTGACTCAGCCATGTTTTGAACATCTCATCATCTGTGCTTTCAAATGCAAGAAAACCCAGCATTACAAATACTATCAATTGAATCAATCTGACATTTATGCCTTATGGTATCTTGCTGAGCTATCACAGCATTTGCATTAGACATAAGCAGTGAACCAAGAAGGAAATGCTTTGTATCCACTACATTTGGCAGCAAAGCTATATAAAACAAATCTGTTCTACATTTGTATTAAAGTTGACATCAGTGTGCCTGTGCCTGCAGAAAATGGAgacccaaaaaagaaaaggtgtttgctcttgaattttattttatgtatttatttttcagtgtttctggttttttaatGAGGTATGCAGGAAGATAAGCCCGGACCTCTTCCCAGAGTTCACAACATCGGTAAGAAAACAAGAGATACCACTTAACAGAGGCAAATAAGTCCAGGAGATAAATGTCCATGcatgtgtttttcaaaatacacGTTCTTATACAAACGTGTGACTAAATACTGACTTTGTGGTGTTTCTGTTATATCTGAAAGTGCTTTGAGAAATACGAAATCTTGTTATTGGGTAAAACTAGTGGTCCAGCTAGCCAAAGGTCCTTTCCAGTGGCACCAAATTAACTTGTAAGGAGAGCAGAGATAACTGCCAGATAACTTTTAATCTGTGAATTTATCCAAAGTTTGAAAATGCCATGGGAAATCTTAGGAATCCCAGCAATCAGTGAATGGGTTCTTCATATACCTGCAGGTGCTGTATGTTGCCACTCAGAATGCTCCTCAAAGTGGCACCGTATGAGAAGTTAACAATCTCCTTCTGCctgaattcctctgtctttgtCCTTCCCTCTTATATCTTCAATCACCTGTGTCACAGGACATATGTAAGGAGTTGGGAAGGTTAGACTCTGATAGTAAAGTGAAATCAGAGttaaaggcaaatgtttaactgGTCACGTTCAAACACAAGCTAGTGAATGAAGAACTTTAAGTTCAAGTGGCCAAATATTCTGCATTCCTGAGAAATCTCAATCAGTTTCTCATTCTGGTGAGTATTTTCACATTGCACTTTGCTACCACAAATTAAGTGCGTGTATATTTTTCAGTGCGGATTCATCACTGACAGATCTGAAATaggagactggaagaaaatattttgtatctatctatttttaaaatttccatccaTGGAAAAGGAGCCAGGTGTTTCCTATGGGGAGAATGTCCTCATGGAGTTATTATAAGGCTAAGTCGGTTCACTCCATTTCTAGTTCTTTAACAGATTCTGTGGTGCCACCATTGTCTTGTTCAGGTTCAGGAAGCTCATTCAGTGGTATTGCAACATCCTCATATGGCAGTTTGTCTTCTCGCCAAGTACCATCAATCAAATCCAAGATCCCTCTGTCTCTCAGTACCTCACTGTCCATTCTCCTGCAGCTAATCTTGTCAGATAGTGCCGGACACAGCGTTGCACCCTGCTcttcaattttaatattaaaatgaacaaaaataaagccaagacaaatgacaaaaagaataaaacaaatatttttcacttttattataaatatgcttGTCGACATAGAGCCTGATTTTGAAACATCAAGAAGCAAGAGGGttaattttcaagtatttgttTTGATGGTTTAAAAAAGCTAATAAAGAATTACTTTCTACTTATCCTAGTTTCATCTCATTTTCCTGTCACTAAATAAGTTTGGAGTTGTGATAATCAAAATGTCctaattttattatcattattatgagTAAAAATATTGTgaatactattattatattagtaaaaatttatttttgtactataataatgtataatatataagttataaaatgtataataataatgCATTTCACTAACATTTGTATAAGTCTTTATTTTCACTTACACTGTTTCAACTAGCCACAACAGGCAGGTGTTTGGATGGTTCACTGgttattacctttattttatgtTGGGGAATCTACTAATCTGAAATGCTAGGTAACTCCAGGTCAACCAGTCATTATGGAACTAAAgtcttttgggcgcctgggtggctcagtcgctaagcgtctgccttcggctcagggatcgagcccccgcatcgggctccctgcttggcggggagtctgcttctccctctgccactccccctgcctgcgttccctctctcgctgggtctctctctgtcaaataaatatataaaatctttaaaaaaatactttactgtataaaatactatttttctgaCTGTTTCACAGTCAGATATAACTAAAATGTGTTTGGTCAGATTTATGAGTTCCAAGAAATTATTCTTGCTTCAATTTTCCCTCCTAGTCAATAGCACTCAAGATCCAAGTGccaaggggcgcttgggtggctcagatggttgagcgtctgccttccgctcgggtcatgatcccggcgtcttgggatcgaggcccgcatcgggtccctgctccgcaggagcctgcctctctctctctctcccccccacccctgtcgctcctgaataaataaataaaatctttaaaaaaaaaaaaggaactgaagtcttttatgtcttatttcttttactCCACCACACTTCTATTCTTCCTGCTGTTTCCTTTCTCTagggactaatttttttttttctttaatctctggccaaaattaaaatttatcactGCAATACTGAACTTGTCCAAATTCATGATTGACCTTGCTGAGACTAAAACATTCCATCTAAGCTTACAGGAtgaaattctactttattttcaaCTTGGCAATAGAATAACTATATTAGATGACCTAATTATTATCCTGTATAAATATGTACACTATAATATAGCGACCACTCTTCTCACTCTTGTGATAAAAGGAAAGTTAGAAGCAAGAAGGATCAACTGTCTAATTTTCAAGAGTTTTTCTGGAAGCCTTATTTTCAATCTACATATATCTCTAAGTCTTTGCATAGGTGGTTCTGTGCTTTCTTAACTATTAACAAATTGAGATAAttaatgttcaataaataatgtGCTACCCTATAGAGAACTTCTTTCCCTCACTCTTCATCTATCTGAGTAATTAATACCATTACCCAATATTAGCTCCTAACACAAGGATTCAAAAGATATTGTCTACTATACAATGGAATTGTCACTATCAAGTATTAGAGTTTAATCACTAcacagtggtttaaaaaaaatgacaaaaattagcTTCCACCCAAATAATAAGCTTCCTTTCCctgaaataacagaaataacatAAACATCTTGagctaaataattaaattatcatAAAGAGAGTCAGGTCATAGATTGGGGAAAATCATTCTAAAGGCATGAAATTACTCTAGCAAGAATTGACTAAAACCTCATTAAAGTCATtaacataattaagaaaaaatgtatttctttaatgagGACCCTGCTTGAATCTGGAAACATCAGGAAAGcatattttgcacatttttatttaagcaCCAAGATACTTGTTGTCTGATCTTAATAAGCAGAAAAACccatattttggatatgaatGAATCAGGTTGTCTTAGTAGAAGGATGCTTTTACACATGCAGACCACAgcgactttcctttttttttcgtTCTGTGCTTACCAAACACATTTCTGATTGTAATTTGACTTGTAGACTAGCACATGTTCAGATAGCATCTTAGTCATATTTAGGCCTTTAGTATAGGCTTgctgaaggagagaaaatgtgCTGATCTACCTTTAAGTTCGGGCATTAAACATCTGTCTCTGGGGGCTTGCTTAATACGAGCCTGCTCTCATGAGACAAATCTATTCTTAGTGTGTTGATATATCCAGTCCTTATGCTTGCTGCGGCAAAGGAACTGACTCCAGGCAGCTGCAGTGAACGCTCAGAAATGATGAGGGCAGATGAGGCCTCCTGGAGAGAGCCAAAGCCTTTCCGGCCACTCACATGCCCAAAGcaacttttattttaacttcGGTATCCAGCCTTTTCTATGTATTCAGAATCGTGATAATAGCTCCTGAGAATTCGgaggctcctggatggctcagccatcCTTGGGCAGAGcccaagcatctgccttgggctcaggtcatgatcccagggggaTCCCAGGATCAAGGCCCACGAAGGGCCGAGcatcagctgggagcctgcttctccctctctctgcccctccgcccacgtgtgctctctctctcaaataaataaataaaatcttaaaaaaaaaaattagctcctGAGAATTCAGAGTTAGAACTTGAACTTTTTCCAAAGAACTTGAAGcctcatttatgaaataattttattcttgttCTAAGAAAGGCAATGACTGAGAATTCTAAGCATGAAGGACCACAGGGTGTTAAAATTATAATATCATCATGACAGGAAAGGAATGCCAATTCCTTTATTTTACATCCATATGTGGGAAGAAagctttgcccattttatttccATACAGTGTCCAGGgtgattattttaaatcatatttggTAAGTCCTCTGTTAAAAACCCCTTAAAACGGCCTCTTCTATTCCACTTAGAACAAAATGCGTTACCTTAAGCATGGGCTTGTGTCTGTGTTTGCCTGTCTGTGCCCACATCTCCTACTGTTCTAACCCTTTCTAACCCCCCTCtggtaaaaatgaattatttcctgTCTTGGGTCAGGATTCCTGGAAATAGGTTCTTGAGAGAGAGGCATGTGCTTCGAAGGTTTATTGGAGCTGAAAGGAAGTAAAGGAAGCACAAAGTTAGGCAAAAGAAGTTGAACTGGGAtacttttaaaaccaaagactacAGTGGTCCAAATGGGAGCTTGAAAGGCCCTTCCGGGTGGTACCAAATTGAGACAAAAGGCGCGGGCCTGTGCCTCCATCCTGAAGGGGAAATCTAGATAGTGCCTCATAGCATCTACTCTGGTTTTTCTGAGCAGATGAACATCTTTCCCTATGGAGGGGTTTTTCAcgtttttctgttccttttgtctGGAATGTTCCTCTCCTCCACCACTCTACCGCTATTTAACTTAAACTTAATTATACCTAACTGAGGTGTTACAATTATAAGGCATATATTTGATAGtagagatttattttagaatCATGAGAaactggggttcctgggtggcccagttggttaagtgtccagctcttggttttggctcaggtcatgatctcagggtcgtgagatcaagccctgtgtcaggctccatgctcagtgtggagatggcttgggattctctcacccctccattcctctccccactgcctgcCCCTTGCGTGCGTGCACACtctttcttactctctcaaataagtaaacaaattaaaaaaaaaaaagaaaagaaccatgagaaactaACAAAATAGGGTAGTCTCATTTTGGTATATGCCGAACATGGTTAAGAGTAAGTGTGGCATATTA is a window of Zalophus californianus isolate mZalCal1 chromosome 1, mZalCal1.pri.v2, whole genome shotgun sequence DNA encoding:
- the LOC113915956 gene encoding LOW QUALITY PROTEIN: anaphase-promoting complex subunit 13-like (The sequence of the model RefSeq protein was modified relative to this genomic sequence to represent the inferred CDS: substituted 3 bases at 3 genomic stop codons), yielding MDSEVLRDRGILDLIDGTWREDKLPYEDVAIPLNELPEPEQDNGGTTESVKELEMEXTDLALXXLHEDILPIGNTWLLFHGWKF